The Bacillus vallismortis genome window below encodes:
- the lpdA gene encoding dihydrolipoyl dehydrogenase — protein sequence MVVGDFPIETDTLVIGAGPGGYVAAIRAAQLGQKVTVVEKATLGGVCLNVGCIPSKALINAGHRYENAKHSDDMGITAENVSVDFTKVQEWKASVVNKLTGGVGGLLKGNKVDVVKGEAYFVDSNSVRVMDENSAQTYTFKNAIIATGSRPIELPNFKYTERVLNSTGALALKEIPKKLVVIGGGYIGTELGTAYANFGTELVILEGGDEILPGFEKQMSSLVTRRLKKKGNVEIHTNAMAKGVEEKPDGVTVTFEVKGEEKTVDADYVLITVGRRPNTDELGLEQVGIEMTDRGVVKTDKQCRTNVPNIYAIGDIIEGPPLAHKASYEGKIAAEAIAGEPAEIDYLGIPAVVFSEPELASVGYTEAQAKEEGLDIVAAKFPFGANGRALSLNETDGFMKLITRKEDGLVIGAQIAGASASDMISELSLAIEGGMTAEDIAMTIHAHPTLGEITMEAAEVAIGSPIHIVK from the coding sequence ATGGTAGTAGGAGATTTCCCTATTGAAACAGATACTCTTGTAATCGGTGCGGGACCTGGCGGCTATGTAGCTGCCATCCGCGCTGCACAGCTTGGACAAAAAGTAACAGTCGTTGAAAAAGCAACTCTTGGAGGCGTTTGTCTGAACGTTGGATGTATCCCTTCAAAAGCGCTGATCAATGCTGGCCACCGTTATGAGAATGCAAAGCATTCTGACGACATGGGAATCACGGCTGAGAACGTATCAGTTGATTTCACAAAAGTTCAAGAATGGAAAGCTTCTGTCGTAAACAAGCTTACTGGCGGTGTTGGAGGTCTTCTTAAAGGCAACAAAGTAGATGTTGTAAAAGGCGAAGCTTATTTTGTAGACAGCAATTCAGTTCGTGTCATGGATGAGAACTCTGCTCAAACATACACGTTCAAAAACGCAATCATTGCAACTGGTTCTCGTCCTATCGAATTGCCAAACTTCAAATATACTGAGCGTGTCCTAAATTCAACAGGCGCTTTGGCTCTTAAAGAAATTCCTAAAAAGCTCGTTGTGATCGGCGGCGGATACATCGGCACTGAGCTCGGAACTGCGTATGCTAACTTCGGCACTGAGCTTGTTATTCTTGAAGGCGGAGATGAAATTCTTCCTGGCTTCGAAAAACAAATGAGTTCTCTTGTTACACGCAGACTGAAGAAAAAAGGCAACGTTGAAATCCATACAAATGCGATGGCTAAAGGCGTTGAAGAAAAACCAGATGGCGTAACAGTTACTTTTGAAGTAAAAGGCGAAGAAAAAACTGTTGATGCTGATTACGTACTGATCACAGTAGGACGCCGTCCAAACACTGATGAGCTTGGTCTTGAGCAAGTCGGTATTGAAATGACGGACCGCGGTGTCGTGAAAACTGACAAACAGTGCCGCACTAACGTACCTAACATTTATGCAATCGGTGACATCATCGAAGGACCTCCGCTTGCTCACAAAGCATCTTACGAAGGTAAAATCGCAGCAGAAGCTATCGCTGGAGAGCCTGCAGAAATCGATTACCTTGGTATTCCTGCGGTTGTCTTCTCTGAGCCTGAACTTGCATCAGTTGGTTACACTGAAGCACAGGCGAAAGAAGAAGGCCTTGATATTGTTGCTGCTAAATTCCCATTTGGAGCAAACGGCCGTGCCCTTTCTCTTAACGAAACAGACGGCTTCATGAAGCTGATCACTCGTAAAGAGGACGGTCTTGTAATCGGTGCACAAATCGCCGGTGCAAGTGCTTCTGATATGATTTCTGAATTAAGCTTAGCGATCGAAGGCGGCATGACTGCTGAAGATATCGCGATGACAATTCACGCTCACCCAACATTGGGCGAAATCACAATGGAAGCAGCTGAAGTGGCAATCGGAAGTCCGATTCACATCGTAAAATAA
- a CDS encoding UPF0223 family protein produces the protein MEYQYPMNEDWTTEEAVDVIAFFQQVELAYEKGADREELLKAYRRFKEIVPGKAEEKTLCGEFEEQSTYSPYRTVKQARESDQAKIKM, from the coding sequence ATGGAATATCAATACCCAATGAATGAAGATTGGACTACTGAAGAAGCAGTGGATGTGATTGCGTTTTTCCAGCAGGTTGAGCTTGCATATGAAAAAGGCGCAGATCGCGAAGAGCTTCTTAAAGCTTACCGCCGTTTCAAAGAAATTGTACCGGGAAAGGCTGAAGAAAAAACGCTATGCGGCGAGTTTGAAGAACAAAGTACATACTCTCCTTATCGCACAGTCAAACAGGCAAGAGAATCTGATCAGGCGAAGATTAAGATGTAA
- the nprE gene encoding neutral metalloprotease NprE, giving the protein MGLGKKLSVAVAASFMSLSISLPGVQAAENHQLKENQTNFLSKNAIAQSELSAPNDKAVKQFLKKNSNIFKGDPAKRLKLVESTTDALGYKHFRYAPVVNGVPIKDSQVIVHVDKSDNVYAVNGELHNQSAAKTENSQKVSSEKALALAFKAISKSPDAVSNGTAKNSNKAELKAIETKDGSYRLAYDVTIRYIEPEPANWEVLIDAETGSILKQQNKVEHAAATGSGTTLKGATVPLNISYESGKYVLRDLSKPTGTQIITYDLQNRQSRLPGTLVSSTTKTFTSSSQRAAVDAHYNLGKVYDYFYSNFKRNSYDNKGSKIVSSVHYGTRYNNAAWTGDQMIYGDGDGSFFSPLSGSLDVTAHEMTHGVTQETANLIYENQPGALNESFSDVFGYFTDTEDWDIGEDITVSQPALRSLSNPTKYDQPDNYADYQNLPNTEEGDYGGVHTNSGIPNKAAYNTITKLGVSKSQQIYYRALTTYLTPSSTFKDAKAALIQSARDLYGSTDAAKVEAAWNAVGL; this is encoded by the coding sequence GTGGGTTTAGGTAAGAAATTGTCTGTTGCTGTCGCTGCTTCGTTTATGAGTTTGTCAATCAGCCTTCCTGGTGTTCAGGCTGCTGAAAATCATCAGCTTAAAGAGAATCAAACTAACTTCCTCTCCAAAAACGCAATAGCTCAATCAGAGCTCTCTGCACCAAATGACAAGGCTGTCAAACAGTTTTTGAAAAAGAACAGCAACATTTTTAAAGGTGACCCTGCCAAAAGGCTGAAGCTTGTCGAAAGTACTACTGATGCCCTTGGGTACAAGCACTTTCGATATGCGCCTGTAGTTAACGGAGTGCCTATTAAAGATTCACAGGTGATCGTTCACGTTGATAAATCCGATAATGTCTATGCGGTCAATGGTGAATTACACAATCAATCTGCTGCAAAAACAGAAAACAGCCAAAAAGTCTCTTCTGAAAAAGCACTGGCACTCGCTTTCAAAGCCATCAGCAAATCACCAGACGCTGTTTCTAACGGAACAGCCAAAAATAGTAATAAAGCCGAGTTAAAAGCGATAGAAACAAAGGATGGCAGCTATCGTCTTGCTTACGACGTGACGATTCGCTATATCGAGCCTGAACCTGCAAACTGGGAAGTCTTAATAGATGCCGAAACAGGCAGCATATTAAAACAGCAAAATAAAGTGGAACATGCTGCTGCCACTGGAAGCGGAACAACTCTAAAGGGCGCAACTGTTCCTTTGAACATCTCTTATGAAAGCGGAAAATACGTTCTAAGAGATCTTTCAAAACCAACAGGCACACAAATCATCACATATGACTTACAAAACAGACAAAGCCGCCTTCCAGGTACGCTTGTCTCAAGCACAACTAAAACGTTTACATCTTCATCACAGCGGGCAGCCGTTGACGCCCACTATAACCTCGGTAAAGTGTACGATTATTTTTATTCAAACTTTAAACGAAACAGCTATGATAACAAAGGCAGTAAAATCGTTTCTTCCGTTCACTACGGCACTCGGTATAACAATGCTGCATGGACAGGCGATCAAATGATTTACGGTGACGGCGACGGATCATTCTTCTCTCCGCTTTCCGGCTCATTAGATGTGACAGCACATGAAATGACACATGGCGTCACTCAAGAAACGGCCAACTTGATTTATGAAAATCAGCCGGGGGCATTAAACGAATCATTCTCTGACGTATTCGGTTATTTTACAGATACAGAAGACTGGGACATTGGTGAAGACATTACAGTCAGCCAGCCTGCTCTCCGCAGCCTGTCCAATCCGACAAAATACGATCAGCCTGACAATTACGCCGATTATCAAAACCTTCCAAACACAGAGGAAGGCGATTATGGCGGCGTACACACAAACAGCGGAATTCCAAATAAAGCCGCTTACAATACCATTACAAAACTAGGTGTATCTAAATCACAACAGATCTATTACCGTGCGTTAACAACGTATCTTACACCTTCTTCCACGTTCAAAGATGCCAAAGCAGCTCTCATTCAGTCTGCCCGTGACCTTTACGGCTCAACTGATGCCGCAAAAGTTGAAGCAGCCTGGAATGCTGTTGGATTGTAA
- a CDS encoding GNAT family N-acetyltransferase yields the protein MLETLAEAHPVWKEEEFGEKDAESYMISYSMYNGSWLVWEKDGRPVALSYHLEWAPSNGKPWLGTVLVDPDEEKKGHARMIIERISKSLRAKHKAMFAAVPIDRSEWILFLSQCGFEQLKMEKDDRGKPFMILVKPLAEAAV from the coding sequence TTGTTAGAAACGCTCGCGGAGGCTCATCCTGTATGGAAAGAGGAGGAGTTTGGGGAGAAAGATGCTGAAAGCTATATGATCTCCTACTCCATGTACAACGGATCCTGGCTTGTATGGGAAAAAGACGGTCGGCCTGTTGCCCTCAGCTATCATCTCGAATGGGCGCCTTCCAACGGAAAGCCGTGGCTGGGAACGGTGCTTGTAGACCCGGATGAAGAAAAAAAGGGGCATGCGAGGATGATCATTGAACGGATCAGCAAATCGCTCAGAGCCAAACATAAAGCGATGTTTGCGGCAGTTCCTATTGACCGTAGTGAATGGATATTGTTTTTGAGCCAATGCGGGTTTGAACAGCTGAAAATGGAGAAAGATGATAGAGGCAAACCATTTATGATCCTGGTGAAGCCTTTAGCGGAAGCTGCCGTATGA
- the speA gene encoding arginine decarboxylase, translated as MPQHETPLYTGLKKHASRQPVQFHIPGHKKGAGMDPEFRDFIGENALSIDLINIEPLDDLHAPKGIIKQAQDLAAEAFGADHTFFSVQGTSGAIMTMVMAVCGPGDKIIIPRNVHKSIMTAIVFSGAIPIFIHPEIDNELGISHGITLESAKRALTEHPDAKGLLVINPTYFGVAADLKSIVELAHSFDVPVLVDEAHGVHIHFHDELPLSAMQAGADIAATSVHKLGGSLTQSSILNMREGLVSKDRVQSILSMLTTTSTSYLLLASLDVARKRLATEGHQLAEETLKLANQTRNRLNQIEGIYCVGSEILGSKAAYSYDPTKLIISVKSLGLTGHDVEKWLRESFNIEVELSDLYNILCIFTPGDSQNDADRLAEALTEIAHHMSEKDITHQQTEVLLPEIPLLAMTPRDAFYANTEVIPLKEASGRIIAEFVMVYPPGIPIFIPGEIITEDNISYIFKNLDAGLPVQGPEDSTLNMIRVIKEQKAIQ; from the coding sequence TTGCCGCAACATGAAACACCCTTATACACAGGACTGAAAAAGCATGCAAGCAGACAGCCTGTTCAATTCCACATTCCCGGCCATAAAAAAGGGGCAGGAATGGACCCAGAATTTAGAGATTTTATTGGCGAAAACGCGTTAAGCATAGATTTAATCAATATTGAACCACTAGATGATCTGCACGCGCCCAAAGGCATCATTAAACAAGCACAGGATCTGGCGGCTGAAGCATTTGGCGCGGACCACACATTTTTTTCTGTCCAAGGAACGAGCGGCGCCATTATGACAATGGTGATGGCTGTTTGCGGACCTGGAGATAAAATTATTATTCCGAGAAATGTGCACAAATCAATCATGACAGCTATTGTATTTTCCGGAGCAATTCCAATCTTTATTCATCCGGAAATTGACAATGAATTAGGCATCTCTCACGGCATTACGCTTGAATCTGCTAAACGGGCGCTTACCGAGCATCCAGATGCAAAAGGGCTTCTCGTCATCAACCCGACATATTTCGGTGTTGCAGCCGACTTAAAAAGCATCGTAGAACTTGCTCATTCGTTTGATGTGCCGGTTCTAGTTGATGAAGCACACGGGGTTCACATTCATTTTCACGACGAATTGCCGCTTTCAGCCATGCAGGCAGGAGCGGACATAGCAGCTACAAGTGTACACAAGCTCGGGGGATCACTGACGCAGAGCTCTATTTTAAACATGAGAGAGGGCCTTGTTTCCAAAGACAGAGTGCAATCCATCCTGAGTATGCTGACAACAACGTCTACTTCTTACTTACTTCTCGCCTCTCTGGATGTTGCCAGAAAACGTCTTGCGACAGAAGGCCATCAGCTTGCTGAGGAGACACTGAAGCTTGCCAACCAGACGAGAAACCGCCTCAATCAGATTGAAGGCATTTATTGTGTCGGTTCTGAGATTCTTGGTTCGAAAGCAGCTTACAGTTATGACCCGACAAAATTGATTATCTCTGTTAAAAGTCTTGGACTCACAGGTCATGATGTTGAAAAATGGCTTCGTGAATCCTTTAATATTGAAGTTGAGCTTTCTGATCTGTACAATATTTTGTGTATTTTCACCCCTGGTGACAGCCAAAATGATGCAGACCGGCTTGCAGAGGCTTTAACAGAGATTGCACATCATATGTCAGAAAAAGATATAACGCACCAGCAAACTGAAGTACTGCTTCCGGAAATTCCTTTATTGGCAATGACTCCGCGTGATGCTTTCTACGCAAATACGGAGGTCATCCCATTAAAAGAAGCATCCGGACGGATTATCGCTGAATTTGTAATGGTATATCCTCCTGGCATTCCGATCTTCATTCCAGGTGAGATTATTACAGAAGACAACATCAGCTATATTTTTAAGAACCTTGACGCAGGTCTACCGGTTCAAGGACCTGAAGATTCGACATTAAACATGATCCGGGTCATTAAAGAGCAAAAAGCGATTCAATAA
- a CDS encoding YktB family protein, whose amino-acid sequence MTQMRFTEEDFNTFTIEGLDARMEVLKETVRPKLTALGEHFAPTLSALTGDEMFPHVAKHARRSVNPPADSWVAFANSKRGYKKLPHFQIGLWESHVFVWFAIIYESPIKEKYGKWLEANQETITKNIPDSFVWSADHTKPGVHKQSEMNKEQLKTLFERLQTVKKAELLCGIQLQKEEVLNMNNQEFLQRIDDAFQQLAFLYRFTQKVSQA is encoded by the coding sequence ATGACACAAATGCGTTTTACAGAAGAAGACTTTAACACATTTACAATAGAAGGCTTAGACGCGCGCATGGAGGTATTAAAAGAGACGGTCCGTCCGAAGCTTACAGCTCTAGGCGAACATTTTGCCCCGACTTTATCAGCTTTAACCGGAGATGAAATGTTTCCGCATGTGGCAAAGCACGCAAGAAGATCCGTCAATCCCCCTGCTGACAGCTGGGTGGCGTTCGCAAACAGCAAAAGAGGCTATAAAAAACTGCCGCATTTTCAGATTGGTTTATGGGAAAGCCACGTATTTGTGTGGTTCGCGATTATTTATGAATCCCCTATCAAAGAAAAATACGGCAAATGGCTTGAAGCGAATCAGGAAACCATAACAAAGAATATCCCAGACAGCTTCGTTTGGTCCGCAGATCACACAAAACCCGGAGTACATAAGCAGTCTGAAATGAATAAAGAACAGCTGAAGACGCTGTTTGAGCGTTTGCAGACTGTAAAGAAAGCCGAGCTGTTATGCGGCATTCAGCTTCAAAAAGAAGAAGTGCTGAATATGAATAACCAGGAATTCCTTCAACGTATCGACGATGCCTTTCAGCAGCTTGCTTTCTTGTACCGCTTCACCCAAAAGGTATCACAAGCATAA
- the suhB gene encoding inositol-1-monophosphatase yields MTNWTEIDEIAKKWVREAGARIKQSMHESLTIETKSNPNDLVTNIDKETEKFFIDRIQETFPGHRILGEEGQGDKLHSLEGVVWIIDPIDGTMNFVHQQRNFAISIGIFENGEGKIGLIYDVVHDELYHAFSGRGAYMNETKLAPLKETVIEEAILGINATWITENRRIDSSVLAPLVKRVRGTRSYGSAALELANVAAGRIDAYITMRLAPWDYAAGCVLLNEVGGIYSTIEGEPFTFLENHSVLAGKPSIHKTVFEEYLRAEK; encoded by the coding sequence ATGACAAATTGGACGGAAATTGATGAAATTGCAAAAAAATGGGTAAGGGAAGCAGGCGCGAGAATTAAACAATCCATGCATGAAAGCCTGACAATTGAAACAAAATCAAATCCGAATGATTTAGTCACCAATATTGACAAAGAAACGGAAAAGTTTTTTATTGACCGCATTCAAGAAACGTTTCCGGGACACCGCATACTTGGCGAAGAAGGGCAAGGAGACAAACTCCACTCATTGGAGGGAGTCGTCTGGATTATCGACCCGATTGACGGGACGATGAATTTTGTTCACCAGCAAAGAAATTTTGCGATTTCAATCGGAATTTTTGAAAACGGAGAAGGGAAAATCGGATTAATTTATGATGTGGTGCATGATGAACTTTATCACGCATTTAGCGGCAGAGGAGCTTATATGAATGAAACGAAGCTGGCTCCTTTGAAAGAAACCGTCATTGAAGAAGCCATTCTTGGCATTAATGCGACATGGATAACGGAAAACAGAAGAATTGATTCAAGTGTGTTAGCGCCCCTTGTGAAAAGAGTCAGAGGCACACGTTCCTACGGTTCTGCCGCTTTAGAGCTGGCGAATGTCGCGGCAGGAAGAATAGATGCTTACATCACGATGCGGCTTGCGCCATGGGATTACGCGGCCGGCTGTGTACTGTTAAATGAAGTGGGAGGCATTTATTCGACCATTGAGGGTGAGCCGTTTACCTTTTTAGAAAATCACAGTGTTTTGGCCGGAAAACCATCTATACATAAAACGGTATTTGAAGAGTACCTTCGTGCTGAAAAGTAG
- the slp gene encoding peptidoglycan-associated lipoprotein Slp — MRYRAVFPILIIVFALSGCTLSTINPMKKSRIDNIHHTQILFFSDENQIDEEAPYYDALLDLEKDYPEQIDKMKVYDNKEGWEDEIETVPTLMVVDQRHVVVKIEGCVKKKEDIVKPLQHVLSK; from the coding sequence ATGCGATATCGCGCGGTATTCCCCATACTGATAATAGTATTTGCTTTATCGGGCTGTACGCTTTCCACCATCAATCCGATGAAAAAAAGCCGGATTGACAACATTCATCATACACAAATTTTGTTTTTTTCTGATGAAAACCAAATTGACGAGGAAGCGCCATATTACGATGCACTGCTTGATTTAGAAAAAGATTATCCTGAGCAAATAGATAAAATGAAGGTTTATGATAACAAAGAAGGCTGGGAAGATGAGATTGAAACCGTCCCTACCCTTATGGTTGTTGATCAGCGCCATGTCGTTGTGAAAATCGAGGGATGTGTGAAAAAGAAAGAAGACATCGTTAAACCATTGCAGCATGTGCTGTCAAAATAA
- a CDS encoding class I SAM-dependent methyltransferase, translating to MRKKQSSLTSLISAFARAYHSRYDTPLIFDDFIAKDLINEKEFSDISENMIQGITFFNKEIAERLQNDPEEILKWVTQVQLSPTPLARASYCEKVLHNELMLGAKQYVILGAGLDTFCFRHPELENSLEVFEVDHPATQQFKKNKLKDAKLTIPEHLHFVPMDFTKTFSYQPLIDEGFENTKTFFSLLGVSYYLTREENASLISHLFSHVPSGSSIVFDYADETLFTAKGKSNRVEHMVKMAAASGEPMKPCFTYQEIEHLLESAGLLIYEHLSPDDIHNLFFGNRIDDLSAFETIHYIHAVKK from the coding sequence ATGAGGAAAAAGCAGTCTAGCTTAACGTCTTTGATTTCAGCTTTTGCCCGTGCGTATCACAGCCGATATGACACGCCTCTCATTTTTGATGATTTTATTGCAAAAGATCTTATTAACGAAAAAGAGTTTTCCGACATCAGCGAGAATATGATTCAAGGAATCACGTTTTTCAACAAAGAGATTGCTGAACGCCTGCAAAATGATCCCGAAGAAATATTAAAATGGGTTACGCAAGTCCAGCTGTCACCCACGCCCTTAGCACGTGCTTCGTATTGCGAAAAAGTCTTACACAACGAATTAATGCTTGGAGCAAAACAGTATGTCATTCTTGGGGCCGGGCTGGATACTTTCTGTTTTCGGCATCCTGAATTGGAAAACAGCTTAGAAGTTTTCGAGGTTGATCATCCGGCTACACAGCAATTCAAAAAAAATAAGCTGAAAGATGCAAAGCTGACCATCCCGGAGCACCTTCACTTTGTTCCTATGGATTTTACCAAAACGTTTTCCTATCAGCCTCTTATAGATGAAGGATTTGAAAACACAAAAACATTCTTCAGCCTTCTGGGAGTGTCTTATTATTTAACACGAGAAGAAAATGCAAGCTTGATCAGCCATTTATTTTCTCATGTCCCCTCAGGGAGCTCTATCGTTTTTGATTATGCCGACGAAACACTCTTTACTGCAAAAGGAAAGTCAAATCGAGTTGAACATATGGTGAAGATGGCTGCCGCAAGCGGCGAACCGATGAAACCGTGTTTTACTTATCAAGAAATTGAACATCTGTTAGAGTCAGCAGGTTTACTCATCTATGAACATCTATCACCCGACGACATTCATAACCTTTTCTTTGGCAATCGAATAGACGATTTGTCAGCGTTTGAAACGATTCATTATATTCATGCGGTTAAAAAATAA
- the pdhB gene encoding pyruvate dehydrogenase complex E1 component subunit beta → MAQMTMIQAITDALRTELKNNENVLLFGEDVGVAGGVFRATEGLQKEFGEDRVFDTPLAESGIGGLALGLGLQDYRPVMEIQFFGFVYEVMDSISGQMARLRYRSGGRWTSPVTIRSPFGGGVHTPELHADSLEGLIAQQPGIKVVIPSTPYDAKGLLISAIRDNDPVVFLEHMKLYRSFRQEVPEEEYTIELGKADVKREGTDLSIITYGAMVHESLKAAEELEKDGVSAEVIDLRTVSPLDIDTIIASVEKTGRAIVVQEAQKQAGVAANVVAEINDRAILSLEAPVLRVAAPDTVFPFSQAESVWLPNHKDVLETARKVLEF, encoded by the coding sequence ATGGCGCAAATGACAATGATTCAAGCGATCACTGATGCGTTACGCACAGAACTGAAGAACAATGAAAACGTTCTGCTTTTTGGAGAGGATGTAGGCGTTGCAGGGGGCGTTTTCCGGGCAACTGAAGGCCTTCAAAAAGAATTCGGTGAGGATCGCGTATTTGATACGCCGCTTGCAGAGTCTGGAATTGGCGGGCTTGCTCTCGGCTTAGGTTTGCAGGATTACCGTCCTGTTATGGAAATCCAATTCTTTGGATTCGTTTATGAGGTAATGGATTCTATTTCTGGACAAATGGCCCGTCTTCGTTACCGTTCTGGCGGACGCTGGACTTCACCTGTAACCATTCGTTCTCCGTTCGGCGGCGGTGTTCATACTCCTGAGCTTCATGCTGATAGCTTAGAAGGTCTTATTGCACAGCAGCCTGGTATCAAAGTTGTCATTCCGTCAACTCCTTACGATGCCAAAGGACTTTTAATTTCTGCAATCAGAGACAATGATCCTGTTGTTTTCTTAGAGCACATGAAGCTTTACCGTTCTTTCCGTCAGGAAGTTCCTGAAGAAGAATACACAATTGAGCTTGGCAAAGCTGACGTGAAACGTGAAGGTACTGACCTTTCAATCATCACTTACGGCGCAATGGTTCATGAATCATTAAAAGCTGCTGAGGAGCTTGAGAAAGACGGCGTTTCTGCTGAGGTAATTGATCTTCGTACTGTCAGTCCACTTGATATCGATACAATCATCGCATCTGTAGAAAAAACAGGCCGCGCGATTGTAGTTCAAGAGGCGCAAAAACAGGCCGGTGTTGCTGCTAATGTGGTAGCAGAAATTAATGACCGTGCGATCTTGAGCTTGGAAGCACCTGTACTTCGCGTGGCTGCGCCTGATACAGTATTTCCTTTCTCCCAAGCAGAGAGCGTATGGCTTCCAAACCATAAAGACGTTCTTGAAACAGCAAGAAAAGTACTTGAATTTTAA
- a CDS encoding GapA-binding peptide SR1P, whose translation MGTIVCQDCNEAIHYFEDEKVTTLYGSCCGQCQCPVDEE comes from the coding sequence ATGGGAACGATTGTTTGCCAAGATTGCAACGAAGCCATTCATTACTTTGAAGATGAGAAAGTGACAACATTATACGGATCATGCTGCGGACAATGTCAATGTCCTGTTGATGAAGAGTAA
- the pdhC gene encoding pyruvate dehydrogenase complex dihydrolipoyllysine-residue acetyltransferase, whose product MAFEFKLPDIGEGIHEGEIVKWFVKPNDEVDEDDVLAEVQNDKAVVEIPSPVKGKVLELKVEEGTVATVGQTIITFDAPGYEDLQFKGSHDSGEAKTEAQVQSTAEVGQDISKEERPKEPAKATGAGQQDQAEVDPNKRVIAMPSVRKYAREKGVDIRKVTGSGNNGRVVKEDINSFVNGGAQEAAAPQETAAPQETAAKPAAAPAPEGEFPETREKMSGIRKAIAKAMVNSKHTAPHVTLMDEVDVTNLVAHRKQFKQVAADQGIKLTFLPYVVKALTSALKKFPVLNTSIDDKTEEVVQKHYFNIGIAADTEKGLLVPVVKNADRKSVFEISDEINGLATKAREGKLAPAEMKGASCTITNIGSAGGQWFTPVINHPEVAILGIGRIAEKAIVRDGEIVAAPVLALSLSFDHRMIDGATAQNALNHIKRLLNDPQLILMEA is encoded by the coding sequence GTGGCATTTGAATTTAAACTTCCAGATATCGGGGAAGGTATCCACGAAGGCGAAATCGTAAAATGGTTTGTCAAGCCTAACGATGAGGTAGACGAAGATGATGTACTGGCGGAAGTCCAAAATGATAAAGCAGTAGTAGAAATTCCTTCACCTGTTAAAGGAAAAGTATTAGAATTAAAAGTTGAAGAGGGAACAGTAGCAACTGTTGGACAAACGATTATTACGTTTGATGCACCTGGGTACGAAGATCTTCAATTTAAAGGAAGTCATGATTCAGGGGAGGCAAAAACTGAGGCACAAGTTCAATCAACTGCCGAAGTGGGACAAGATATCTCTAAAGAAGAGCGTCCGAAAGAGCCTGCAAAAGCAACTGGCGCAGGACAGCAGGATCAAGCTGAAGTTGACCCGAACAAACGCGTCATCGCTATGCCTTCTGTACGTAAATATGCTCGTGAAAAAGGCGTAGACATCCGTAAAGTAACTGGCTCAGGCAATAACGGACGTGTTGTTAAAGAAGATATCAACAGCTTTGTAAACGGAGGAGCGCAAGAAGCTGCTGCGCCACAAGAAACAGCTGCACCGCAAGAAACAGCTGCTAAACCGGCTGCTGCACCAGCTCCAGAGGGCGAATTCCCAGAAACACGCGAAAAAATGAGCGGTATCCGTAAAGCAATTGCAAAAGCGATGGTTAACTCTAAACACACTGCTCCTCACGTAACATTAATGGATGAAGTGGACGTAACAAACCTTGTTGCACATCGTAAACAGTTCAAACAGGTTGCTGCTGATCAAGGAATCAAGCTGACTTTCTTGCCTTACGTTGTAAAAGCTCTGACATCTGCACTGAAAAAATTCCCTGTTTTAAACACGTCAATTGACGATAAAACAGAAGAAGTAGTCCAAAAACATTACTTCAACATCGGTATCGCTGCTGATACTGAAAAAGGCTTGCTTGTACCGGTTGTGAAAAATGCAGATCGTAAATCTGTCTTTGAAATTTCAGATGAAATCAATGGCCTTGCAACAAAAGCTCGTGAAGGCAAGCTTGCTCCAGCTGAAATGAAAGGCGCATCTTGCACAATTACAAACATCGGTTCTGCCGGCGGACAATGGTTCACTCCGGTCATCAACCATCCAGAAGTTGCGATTCTTGGTATCGGACGCATTGCAGAAAAAGCGATTGTTCGTGATGGCGAAATCGTAGCAGCTCCAGTCTTAGCTCTTTCTCTCAGCTTCGACCACCGTATGATCGACGGAGCAACTGCGCAAAATGCATTAAATCACATCAAGCGTTTACTGAACGATCCACAATTAATTTTAATGGAGGCGTAA